Genomic window (Streptomyces sp. TG1A-60):
GCCAAGGTCGCCAAGGTCGTACGCCACCGCACCGACACCAAGACCGGCAAGCAGAGCCACGGGACCGTCTACGTGATCACCGGTCTGACCAGTCGGCAGGCGTCCCCGGAACGCATCGCGACGATCTTGAGGGCGCGCTGGGTGATCGAAAACAGGCTCCACTTCGTCCGGGACACCGCTTTCCGCGAGGACGCCTCCAAGATCCGCACTTCGACACTATGGGACGGACTCAGCCGTATCGCTCAACGAGCGCGTTGCCGATCGAGGCCAGGTGGTCTCGCACACCCGGAGGGCCAGTCACCTCGAGCCATTCGACCAGCCCGGCAAGCTCGCCGGCGAGCACGTACTCGTTGTGGCCGCGGATCACGACCTCGATGCGGCCGTCGGTCGTGGAACCTCCCACCTCGAGCCGACCGCCGAGCGCCATCCGGAGCACGCCTATCCCGTGGGGTGCGCATACCGCCTGGATTTCGAGGGGCGTTCGCTTGCGGTCGACCTCGTCGGCGATCTCGTGCCAGCTCTCGGCAAGGTCGAAGTCCTCGGGTCGGTGCACGGGATCGTCGGTCGGGTCGGCGGACGACACGCGGTCGATCCGGAAGGTCCGCCGGCCTGCCTCGGTGTCGGAGACGAGGTACCACGACGGGCCTTTGGCGACGATGCCCAGAGGGTGGACGGTTCTCTCGGTTTCGGTGCCTTTGCGGTCGATGTAGCCGAGCCGTACCTGGACTCCGCGGATCACCGCGTCCTGGAGTTCGTCGAGGAAGCGGGGCGGTCGGTGCTCGATCCGGCTCGCCCCCATCGTTGCGGGTCCGTGACCAGCGACGACGCTGCTGCCTCGGCCTGGACCCGGAAGGGTTCCGGCAGGGCATGGACGAGCTTGCGCAGTGCTGCTTTCACGGCCGGTGTCGCGGCCGAGGCCGGGCCGGCGACCAGGAACAGGGCGCGGGCCTCGCTGGCGGTCAGCCCGGACAGGTCGGTGCGGGCGCCGCCCACGAGGCGCCAGCCGCCGCTTCGGCCCTGCAGGGAGTACACGGGCACCCCGGCCATGGCCAGGGCGTCGAGGTCGCGGCGGGCGGTGCGCTCGGAGACCTCCAGCTCTCGGGCGACCTCTGCTGCTGTCACCTGCTCGCGCCGTTGCAGCAGGAGGAGGATGGCCACCAGCCGGTCGGTTCGCATGCCGACGACACTTCCACAAAAACCGGTCATGGGGTGACCGGTTTTGGTCGGCAGGATGGCGACATGGCCTCACCGGCGACTCCCACCGCCCACGGCCGTATCGGCCCCCGGCCCGTCGGGGGTGCGCCGACGCCGTCGTCGGGAACCTTCGTCGCCTGAGCCTGATCACCCCGAAAAGAAGGAGAGGAAATGCAATGTTCGATCCGGCCGATTTTCCCAAGCCCACCCTTATTTCGGTCAACGGTGTGGAGCTTGAAGTCTTTGAAGCAGGCCGGCAGGATACCGGAAAGCCCATTGTGCTCTGTCATGGCTGGCCGGAGCACGCCTTTTCCTGGCGCTATCAGATGCCCGCCCTCGCCGCAGCGGGCTACCATGTCATCGTCCCGAACCAGCGGGGTTATGGGAACTCATCCCGTCCGACCGAAGTAACGGACTACGACATTGAACACCTGTCGGGTGATCTCGTCGCACTTCTCGATCACTACGGATACGAAGATGCCACCTTTGTCGGTCACGACTGGGGTGCAATGGTCGTCTGGGGACTGACCCTGCTGCATCCGAACCGTGTAAACAAAGTGATCAACCTGAGCCTGCCCTACCAGGAGCGCGGAGAAAAGCCCTGGCTCGAGTTCATGGAAGATGTGCTTGGCGGCGACTTCTATTTCGTCCACTTCAATCGGCAGCCAGGCGTCGCGGACGCCGTGTTCGAAGAGAACACCTTCCGGTTCCTTCGCAACATGTACCGGAAGAACGAGCCACCCAGGGAGCCTCAGCCGGGTATGGCGCTGATCGATCTCGCCAGAGCGGAAACGCCACTCGGTGATCCCGTCATGAGCGACAGCGAACTGGCCGTTTTCGTCTCCGCCTTCGAATCGACAGGGTTCACGGGCAGTGTGAATTGGTACAGGAACCTTGACCGCAACTGGCGCTTGCTGGCGGACGTGGACCCGATCATCCAGCAGCCCACACTCATGATCTACGGCGACCGGGATGCGGTCCAGAGGTCTGAAAAGCTGGCGGAGTTCGTACCCCATGTGGAAGTGGTCAATCTGGATTGCGGTCATTGGATCCAGCAGGAGAAGCCGGAAGAAACGAACCAGGCGATCACGAAATGGCTGGAACAACAGGATGCCATTTAGCCGCGATCTTTCGTGACGGTCCGCCAACGGAGTTGGCCACCCGAAAGGGTGAACCGCTTGACCTGCCAGTCTCAGAATCGCGTCCTGTGTCAGGTGCGTTCGCGGACTCGGGCTGTCAGGCCCGGGGAGCCGTCGTGCACTCCGCCCAGACCGTCTTGCCGGGGCCGGGGCGGTCGTGTACGCCCCAGTCGGCGGAGAGCGCGTCGACGAGGAGCAGGCCGCGTCCCCCGTCCTCGTCCGGGCCGGGGGTCAGTCGCGCCGGCTGGGCGGGGTGGGTGTCGGTCACCTCGATCCGGACCATGCCCCGGCTCTCGTCGTGGGACAGGGACAGGGCAAAGTCCCGTCCGGGGACGCGGCCGTGGAGGACGGCGTTCGCGGCGAGTTCCGCGACGACGAGGACGACGGTGTCGTGTGCCTGGGTGCCGTGCGGGTGGCCCCACTCGG
Coding sequences:
- a CDS encoding alpha/beta hydrolase, with amino-acid sequence MFDPADFPKPTLISVNGVELEVFEAGRQDTGKPIVLCHGWPEHAFSWRYQMPALAAAGYHVIVPNQRGYGNSSRPTEVTDYDIEHLSGDLVALLDHYGYEDATFVGHDWGAMVVWGLTLLHPNRVNKVINLSLPYQERGEKPWLEFMEDVLGGDFYFVHFNRQPGVADAVFEENTFRFLRNMYRKNEPPREPQPGMALIDLARAETPLGDPVMSDSELAVFVSAFESTGFTGSVNWYRNLDRNWRLLADVDPIIQQPTLMIYGDRDAVQRSEKLAEFVPHVEVVNLDCGHWIQQEKPEETNQAITKWLEQQDAI
- a CDS encoding ATP-binding protein, which translates into the protein MPAPRTQSPAPARTFAQRFSATRRGARLARLLAAHQLTEWGHPHGTQAHDTVVLVVAELAANAVLHGRVPGRDFALSLSHDESRGMVRIEVTDTHPAQPARLTPGPDEDGGRGLLLVDALSADWGVHDRPGPGKTVWAECTTAPRA